One genomic region from Antedon mediterranea chromosome 3, ecAntMedi1.1, whole genome shotgun sequence encodes:
- the LOC140043621 gene encoding uncharacterized protein, translating to MITVTRIRTICLEPLDSPKIETLSTIKKTIVVKWKAVDFNPTRLQCDSLIHYDVGYQTGINDAWETFQVNYDQTEATINFLDYDMVYQVRVRAVNTAGITGPWSEIWTIKIPENKTGSKIAIYVLSSVVALLVISTVVVL from the exons AACCTCTTGATTCGCCAAAGATAGAAACATTGTCAACCATCAAGAAAACTATTGTAGTAAAATGGAAG GCTGTAGATTTCAATCCTACACGGCTGCAGTGTGACAGTTTAATACATTATGACGTTGGTTACCAAACTGGGATTAACGACGCTTGGGAAACATTTCAAGTTAATTATGATCAGACCGAAGCAACTATTAACTTTTTAGATTATGACATGGTATATCAAGTTAGAGTTAGGGCAGTGAATACAGCAGGAATTACAGGACCATGGAGTGAAATATGGACAATTAAAATTCCAGAAAATAAAACAG GATCAAAGATAGCTATATATGTGCTCTCATCAGTTGTCGCATTGTTAGTTATTTCTACCGTTGTGGTTCTTTGA